In Natranaerobius thermophilus JW/NM-WN-LF, the genomic stretch CATCACCTATTCCAAGATCTTCTATCATTTCTTTAGAGATTTCTGATATGCCTGCTCCAGAGTCAATACCTACAATTTCATTATTATACTTATCTAGATTAGCCAAAAACTCATCTAGAGTGTCTTCCTCCACATATTCGGGAACAACCCAACCTAAGGGAGCTTCTTTATAACTTGCAGATACTTTCTGTAGATCTTCTCCATGCTCGTCCCAAAGGGCCTCTTCTGTATAGGGTAACCATGCATCCATAAAGAAATCAATTTCTTCATCCACTAATCCTACAAAAATTACTGGCTGATCTGCATTAGTTGTTTCTGTTTCATAACCTGCTTCTTCTAAAATTTGTCTGGCAATTTCTGTTGGAACTGCTGTACTTGTCCAATCTGTCATTCCAAATTTTATGGTTTCTTTTGATTCTTCTCCAGCTGTAACACCGCCTCCTCCATTGGTACAGGCAGTTAATAAAACAATTGTTATCATTGTCACTAGTACTAATTTCAGCTTTCGCATTAAATTATAACCTCCTTGTTAAATAATTATTAAGATTTTTGTTTAATCAAGTTAGCATCTTGATTTAATTTTCCATAAACTTCTCTCATATTCTCAGGGGTAAATTGTAATTGGTCTGGCCCCTCGGACTCCCAGACATAATAATCTTTGCCCTGTAATTTCTTAATTAATTCACTTGAATCATATATTTTAATTCCATATACCCAGTTTGCCATAATCAGGGTGGCAGCCATATGTGCTCCTTCATTTGAAGTTGCACATATATCTTTTATGAGATTAATTTCATAATCTCTAAAATACCCATCAAAAACAGATGTCATTAAACAGCCATCTGTAACTAATCCGCCAATCATCAAATGCTTTACCTTTAAACTCTTTAGGATAATGTCCAAACTTGTTTCATAAAAGCCACTCCAGCGAAATTTGTCAATCACCACATCTTCTTCCTTGGGAGCAATTTCGTCAATGACTTCAATTGCCTCTGTACCAGTACAATAAAAAATAGGTTTTCCACTGCTATCTAACGGATCATTATTAGATAGTCCAATACCATCTGCCCTATTGATATGGCGGGTATAGATAACGGGTATATTTAACTTGCGGCATTGTTCAATTAAGTGTTTTGAATTTTCCACAACACTGTCTATGTTTTCAATTCCAAACTTACTTTCTTTTTGGATATCTATTAAACAAAGAGCTGATTTATTTAGATCCATATCGCCTTGCACCTCCTTTCCAATTAAATTTACTTTTTATCCATGGGAAAATACTCAAATATTTCCCCGCTTTCTAGTGCATCGATTATCCTTTTAGTCCAATCAAAATATTCTCTGCTTTGTTCAAGTAATTTTAAGTCATTCTTAGCTTCTTCTTTTGCTTCAGCTGAATCAGGGTTTTCCGCAATATCCTCTAACACTGGCTGAACCTTATCATTGGCCTTTAAAATCAAGTTCCTTTCAAGCCTCATATTTTTAATTAGGAAATTAAGAAAGTTTTTAGCGAAATCTCGTTCTGCAATATAGTAATCTTTTCTATCACCTTTTTGCCAAACCTTAATGATCATCTCTGACTCTAGTAGGTCACGGAGGCCGTTACTCACACTGCCTTTACTCATAGCAACAGCATCTTTTATTTCATTTAATGACATAGGTTTTTTAGCAAAATACAATACTCCGTAAATGCGGCCAACAGAAGGAGTTAAACCATACATCACCATTGTTTGTGCTATAGCACTAATAATTATATCTCTAGCTTCTTCTATTCTTTCTAAATCATTATTCATAATACAAAACTCCCCATAATTTTTTATGTATAATTTTATATTTAAAGTTGTTCATGTTATTCAAGTCGTTCAAATAGTTTTAAACAATTTGAACACTAATAATTATTATAAGGGTTTAATATTTATTGTCAAGGATGGACTTTTTACTATGAAATTTTGTTAAGCCAATAATTTCGCCATTATCATCGCAAAGAGAGTTATATTTTTTTGTTCCATCTGGGATTAAATTCATCACCATATTGATCAATAACTGTGAAACTTTCACCATTTAGGGCACGATCAAAGTTTTCCTTTGCTTTTCCCTGTCTTTTTGATCCTCAATAAAATCCATAGCGGTTCTATCCTCGTCGAATAGTAAAGATAGTTGCTGGGCTATTGCCTGTTGGATGTAACGATCTGTTTTTTGCCCATGGCGGGCACATCACCATTAAAACCCGCGGGGTATTACCCCGCGGGTTTTTACGTTCCTCCGGCAATTGGAGGGTATATAAATATCACATCTCCATCCTCTATTTCATGGCTTCTATAATTCTCTTTAGGAACCACTTCCCGATTTACAATAACAGTCGCAGTCTCCCCAATCAGATTTTCAAAGTCTTCATCATGCTTTAATTTAATAAGTAAAGATTCCACAGTAATACCCTGCTCCCATTCAAATTCCTTATGATTGACTTTTATCAAAAACCCACCTCCACCAAAGTAGTAAATTTAATTCACTATTTAAATTAACGCATCAACAAATATAATAGAATACCCCTTGTCTGTTATAGTTATTTATAGAAGGGCAGGAAAGCCCCTCTTGGATCACGTAATAATAAAGTAAAGGTGGCCATCCGGGGAAAGACCAAACACCCCTTGTCTGTTATAGTTATTTATAGAAGGGCAGGAAAGCCCCTCTTGGATCACGTAATAATAAAGTAAAGGTGGCCATCCGGGGAAAGACCAAACACCCCTTGTCTGTTATAGTTATTTATAGAAGGGCAGGAAAGCCCCTCTTGGATCACGTAATAATAAAGTAAAGGTGGCCATCCGGGGAAAGACCAAACACCCCTAGTTAGTACGACTACTTAAAAAAGAACTGTCTTCCCCGGATATCATAAGTAGCAGTTACGGACTATAGAGAAGTTGTGCCTCGAGCACTGATGCTAGACAAGGCTTACCTCTGCTACTAAATACCATCACCTTAAGGAGGTCTTAGAATGTACTTTGTTGGGATTGATTGGGCTGATACAAAACATGATATCCTGGTCATGAGTGGCGATGGTAGAGAACTAGATAACTTCACTATTCAACATTCTAAAGATGGTTTTGAAACTCTAAAAAACAAGCTATTAAAACATGATGACGATCCTGAAAACTTCTATTGCTTAATTGAAACTAAACATGGACTTTTAACCCAATATCTTTTAGAAAATAACTTCACTGTTTATTCTGTTAACCCCAAACTAGTTGATGCTA encodes the following:
- a CDS encoding glycine betaine ABC transporter substrate-binding protein: MRKLKLVLVTMITIVLLTACTNGGGGVTAGEESKETIKFGMTDWTSTAVPTEIARQILEEAGYETETTNADQPVIFVGLVDEEIDFFMDAWLPYTEEALWDEHGEDLQKVSASYKEAPLGWVVPEYVEEDTLDEFLANLDKYNNEIVGIDSGAGISEISKEMIEDLGIGDELEFVPSSEAAMMGEAMSAMDNEEPIAFLGWRPHSMFTQYDIKFLEGQEEYFKADNVYVISYEGIEDKHPEAYEILSDWSMPIEDLEEMMYEHEENDVEYEVLAEQWIKENRDKVDEMLGN
- a CDS encoding cysteine hydrolase family protein, translated to MDLNKSALCLIDIQKESKFGIENIDSVVENSKHLIEQCRKLNIPVIYTRHINRADGIGLSNNDPLDSSGKPIFYCTGTEAIEVIDEIAPKEEDVVIDKFRWSGFYETSLDIILKSLKVKHLMIGGLVTDGCLMTSVFDGYFRDYEINLIKDICATSNEGAHMAATLIMANWVYGIKIYDSSELIKKLQGKDYYVWESEGPDQLQFTPENMREVYGKLNQDANLIKQKS
- a CDS encoding GbsR/MarR family transcriptional regulator encodes the protein MNNDLERIEEARDIIISAIAQTMVMYGLTPSVGRIYGVLYFAKKPMSLNEIKDAVAMSKGSVSNGLRDLLESEMIIKVWQKGDRKDYYIAERDFAKNFLNFLIKNMRLERNLILKANDKVQPVLEDIAENPDSAEAKEEAKNDLKLLEQSREYFDWTKRIIDALESGEIFEYFPMDKK
- the thiS gene encoding sulfur carrier protein ThiS, coding for MIKVNHKEFEWEQGITVESLLIKLKHDEDFENLIGETATVIVNREVVPKENYRSHEIEDGDVIFIYPPIAGGT